CTCTTTATCATTGATTGTGCTTGGTCTTTATTGTAGCTTCCGCCGAATAAAGGGGGTTCATATGTACAAGACTATAATAATATTTATCACTCTTTTTAGTCTTTTCCCTGCCAGTATCGGCTTTGCACAAGACTCACTCTATACGAGTATTTCTAATGATACACTGACAATCCATCATACTGGAACGGAACGTAATTGCGCCGCACTTTTCACCTGGGATGTAAGTATTGTAGATCATCTCATTACTGTTACTGAGATTGATACAGGTGATCAGGCCTGGTGCATGTGCCACTTTGATCTCCAAGTGAGCCTGACAGGACTGGATCCAGGCTCCTACCAGATTGATGTCTGGAGTAACGATATTGGTTCTGATCCTGTTTTTCACGGATCACTTGATCTGGACTGGGGGAACATTTCAGTTACGGGACATCAGGAATCTGATTGTCTCAGCGCACGGGATGATACTTCCTTTGTTGAATTGTCCGTAAACGGGGACACCCTGACCCTATTCTGGAACACGCCCATGCTCAATTGCGCATTCCTGCCGGTTTGGTCTGGATGGCTCAGTGCTGATACCTTTTATGTTTCCATGGTGGACACTGGGCCGCCTGCGGACTGTGTGTGTCCCTTTGAAGTAGAAGCTTCTTTCGCACCCTTTCAACCAGGATCATATACGCTCGCTTTCTGGGATGGGGAATACGGTTATCCCCAATTCGACATTGCCAGCCTTCGTGATGGATTGGAAATTTCAGGAGAATACCAGAGCCCCTGCTATAGCATTACTTCAATTCAAAATGAGGAGGATAGACAACTACCCAACAAGGCCATCCTAGATATTGAATCTTACCCCAATCCATTCAACTCACAGACCAAGATTACATTCCTAGTCATGGATCCCGTGGAGTTGGGAATACAAATTTTTAATATTGATGGTACGCCTGTTAGAACGTTACGGAATCGTTCCCTGGCACAACCTGGATACAATGAGATTTCCTGGATGGGATTTGATTCTCGAGGGAATTCTCTCAGCTCGGGTGTTTATTTGTTGGTGTTTCGTTATGGTTCAGACAGCTCTGTGAATCGAATGCTGCTGCTAAAATAATTCTACTACACATTTGGTGGCATGGTCACCATCACTATCAAACTCTTGAATAGACTAAATACTTGTGCTGGGTATATAAGGACGTTTTACACCTCTCAACGATCATTCACTCCTTTAATCGGACTTGACTAGAATCTGAAATGAGCATGTATATATTTCAGCCATCAAACCTTTTCCTGGAGGATTATGAGTTTTTTTGTTGACCGAGAGCGACTTTTTCTACCCAATCGAATCAGGTTCATTTTCCTGGCTCTAGGCGGGATAGCCTTCTTTATTACTGAATTTTTCAGATTACGCTTACGACCATTAATCAGATCTCTTGAAATCGAGGATTTTGGTTTTACCGATACTATTGGTAACAGCGGTGGCATTATCGTTCAAATATTCATCGGCCTGGCCCTCATAAATCCA
The genomic region above belongs to Candidatus Neomarinimicrobiota bacterium and contains:
- a CDS encoding T9SS type A sorting domain-containing protein, whose protein sequence is MYKTIIIFITLFSLFPASIGFAQDSLYTSISNDTLTIHHTGTERNCAALFTWDVSIVDHLITVTEIDTGDQAWCMCHFDLQVSLTGLDPGSYQIDVWSNDIGSDPVFHGSLDLDWGNISVTGHQESDCLSARDDTSFVELSVNGDTLTLFWNTPMLNCAFLPVWSGWLSADTFYVSMVDTGPPADCVCPFEVEASFAPFQPGSYTLAFWDGEYGYPQFDIASLRDGLEISGEYQSPCYSITSIQNEEDRQLPNKAILDIESYPNPFNSQTKITFLVMDPVELGIQIFNIDGTPVRTLRNRSLAQPGYNEISWMGFDSRGNSLSSGVYLLVFRYGSDSSVNRMLLLK